In a genomic window of Agarivorans albus:
- a CDS encoding lipopolysaccharide biosynthesis protein, translating into MLWNKLKQARQSLQEMGIYGVLMILQKGIGLMMLPVTTRYLSLQEYGVLESLVVIFSLCSLLEISAGALPRFYPECKDAAAKANLISSSVLLSLSYGLVLAVLAGTALALAPLEVFSQLSLIQLAGVSAVIALSISLQPIMMWLRIERRADSYFYLVVAQASCQVVMTLFGLQQGWGMDAVIVASVCANALGLSIGLWFCRKQLKLKLDLALAKLTLSYQRCLIGASLALFIMHGLDRLLLAEWLGAETLAQYAIMIKVVEATAMAFGVLESWWLPRRFTVLQQSNGVNEVSVIHQRLLLAVMLLILSAALFAPIVLKWVLPIEYLGGIEWLPLMLLALGFKLATAVTDIGCYLPNSPVWLPRINALSALMAIGLYYLLIPKWGVWGLIVATNSVFALRFILFTALSLRLQALPYKVAVLLSALLPPLGLLLIVPFMAASIWTSLLPAIGLSWLLVWAMPLVKPKMHFKKAYA; encoded by the coding sequence ATGCTGTGGAATAAACTTAAGCAAGCTCGCCAGTCCTTACAGGAAATGGGTATATACGGCGTACTCATGATTCTGCAAAAAGGCATTGGCTTAATGATGCTGCCAGTCACCACGCGCTATTTGAGTTTGCAAGAATACGGCGTGTTAGAAAGTCTGGTAGTGATTTTTTCTCTGTGTTCGCTGCTAGAAATAAGTGCAGGTGCTTTGCCACGTTTTTACCCAGAGTGTAAAGATGCCGCGGCGAAAGCGAACCTTATTTCGTCGTCTGTTTTATTGAGTTTGAGTTACGGCCTGGTGTTAGCCGTATTGGCAGGAACAGCACTAGCCCTAGCACCGCTAGAGGTGTTCTCTCAGTTAAGTCTTATTCAGTTAGCTGGCGTTTCTGCGGTTATTGCTTTATCCATTTCTTTGCAGCCTATTATGATGTGGCTGCGCATTGAGCGTCGTGCTGACAGTTATTTCTATTTAGTTGTGGCGCAAGCGAGTTGCCAAGTAGTGATGACTTTGTTTGGTTTGCAGCAAGGCTGGGGAATGGATGCGGTGATTGTTGCTAGCGTTTGTGCCAATGCTTTAGGTTTAAGTATTGGTTTGTGGTTTTGCCGTAAACAGTTGAAGTTGAAGTTAGATCTTGCCCTTGCCAAGTTAACTTTAAGTTATCAACGCTGCTTAATTGGCGCTTCGCTCGCACTATTCATCATGCATGGTTTAGATCGGCTGCTACTAGCAGAGTGGTTAGGTGCAGAAACGTTAGCCCAGTACGCCATTATGATTAAAGTGGTAGAGGCTACCGCCATGGCATTTGGTGTATTAGAAAGCTGGTGGTTACCACGCCGGTTTACGGTGTTACAACAAAGCAACGGCGTAAATGAAGTGAGTGTGATTCATCAGCGTTTGCTGCTCGCGGTGATGTTATTGATTTTGTCTGCTGCGTTATTTGCTCCCATAGTGCTTAAGTGGGTGCTGCCAATAGAATACTTAGGTGGCATTGAATGGTTGCCTTTAATGCTATTGGCGCTGGGCTTTAAGTTAGCCACTGCAGTAACCGATATTGGTTGCTACCTACCAAATAGCCCTGTTTGGCTGCCGCGGATTAATGCTTTGTCGGCGTTGATGGCGATAGGTTTGTATTACCTACTTATCCCTAAGTGGGGTGTTTGGGGGCTGATTGTGGCTACCAACAGTGTATTTGCTTTGCGCTTTATATTGTTCACCGCACTGAGCTTACGCTTACAGGCCTTGCCTTATAAAGTAGCTGTGCTGCTCAGCGCTTTACTCCCTCCTTTAGGTTTGCTTCTAATCGTTCCGTTTATGGCGGCTTCTATCTGGACCTCTTTATTACCGGCCATTGGCTTAAGCTGGTTGTTGGTATGGGCAATGCCATTGGTAAAGCCCAAAATGCATTTTAAGAAGGCTTATGCTTGA
- a CDS encoding acyltransferase: MSSMFFHHTKHWLKSSDSAVAKNLFRFLKALRLCQLPKVPLLFSVLYRLHTSLSNALSSVLRILWWTPLFRSKTSGPSQALYLYGGMPLISEGLNIELGNRCRISGATTFSGRSSAAEPALLKIGDNVDVGWQTTIAVGRQVILGNNVRLAGRCFIAGYPGHPLNAEQRAAGLPELDEQVGDVILEDDVWLATGVSIMAGVTIGKGTVVAAGSIVTKSLPAGVLAAGVPAKVIKSIEEK; encoded by the coding sequence ATGAGCAGCATGTTTTTTCATCATACTAAGCATTGGCTAAAAAGTAGTGACTCTGCCGTAGCAAAAAATCTATTTAGGTTTTTGAAGGCGCTAAGATTATGTCAGCTACCTAAAGTGCCATTGTTGTTCTCGGTGCTTTACCGCCTTCATACCAGTTTATCTAATGCTTTAAGCAGTGTGCTGCGCATATTGTGGTGGACGCCTTTGTTTAGAAGTAAAACCAGCGGCCCTTCTCAGGCCTTGTATCTATACGGAGGAATGCCACTTATTAGTGAAGGCCTAAACATTGAATTAGGCAATCGCTGCCGAATTTCTGGGGCAACCACCTTTAGTGGACGAAGCAGTGCAGCTGAGCCCGCGTTATTAAAGATTGGCGATAACGTGGATGTAGGCTGGCAAACCACCATCGCCGTTGGCAGACAAGTTATCTTGGGAAACAACGTACGTTTAGCTGGGCGCTGTTTTATTGCTGGCTACCCAGGTCATCCTTTAAACGCAGAGCAACGAGCTGCTGGCTTGCCCGAGCTAGATGAGCAGGTTGGCGACGTTATTCTTGAAGATGACGTGTGGTTAGCTACCGGTGTATCAATTATGGCCGGAGTAACTATTGGAAAAGGTACAGTGGTTGCTGCAGGTAGCATTGTGACGAAAAGTTTGCCGGCAGGTGTTTTGGCCGCAGGTGTACCCGCCAAAGTCATTAAATCGATTGAGGAGAAATAA
- a CDS encoding glycosyltransferase: protein MKHDLIVFGEDWQRHPSSSQHVITELAKNHRILWINSIGLRRPRLSLRDARRVIEKMKSMFGATKANANAHESTKKASAKKPANIHVLSPIALPAPRTRFFRWLNRCLLKAQVNKQVKRLKLVNPDLWIALPTAVDMLGHLNERQVIYYCGDDFNALAGVDHQHVTECEKLLVEKADHVLVASDMLLRKFSKQPHLALKTRILPHGVDYNLFVRPSSPAPSILQGGPVAGFYGSIAAWLDIPLIVKVAKALPEWRFVFIGQVQTDISAFKQVDNIEVYPAVAHSELPRYVQHWQVSWLPFKSCKQIASCDPLKLREYLAAGRPIVSTPFPALKPYAGMVTQVEEPFQMVQALQDSLNTPSALQHRRTSFQRMSVRSESWGERAKQVHQLLSC from the coding sequence ATGAAACACGATCTCATAGTATTTGGTGAAGATTGGCAACGCCACCCAAGTAGCAGCCAACACGTGATAACCGAACTGGCTAAAAACCACCGTATTCTTTGGATTAACTCCATTGGTTTACGTAGGCCACGTTTGAGCCTGCGAGATGCTAGAAGAGTAATAGAAAAAATGAAGTCGATGTTTGGTGCGACCAAAGCTAACGCAAATGCTCACGAGTCTACAAAAAAAGCATCAGCTAAAAAGCCGGCCAATATTCATGTATTGTCACCCATAGCCTTGCCTGCGCCACGCACTCGTTTTTTTCGCTGGCTTAACCGCTGCTTGTTAAAAGCTCAGGTAAATAAACAAGTTAAGCGCCTTAAGTTAGTAAACCCTGATCTTTGGATTGCCTTGCCTACAGCAGTAGATATGTTAGGCCACCTAAACGAGCGGCAGGTCATTTATTACTGTGGCGATGATTTTAATGCACTAGCTGGCGTAGACCACCAACATGTTACTGAGTGTGAAAAGCTGTTAGTTGAGAAGGCTGACCACGTTCTAGTGGCTAGCGATATGCTGTTACGTAAGTTCTCTAAGCAACCGCATCTAGCTTTGAAAACCCGTATTTTACCGCACGGGGTAGACTATAACTTGTTTGTTCGCCCTTCGAGCCCAGCGCCATCTATTTTACAAGGCGGTCCGGTTGCTGGCTTTTATGGCTCTATAGCGGCTTGGTTAGATATCCCATTAATCGTTAAAGTCGCTAAGGCCTTACCCGAATGGCGTTTTGTATTTATTGGCCAAGTGCAAACCGATATTTCTGCTTTTAAACAAGTAGACAATATAGAAGTGTACCCGGCAGTAGCCCATAGTGAGCTACCCCGTTATGTACAGCATTGGCAGGTATCTTGGCTACCCTTTAAAAGTTGTAAGCAAATAGCTTCTTGTGACCCACTTAAGTTACGTGAGTATTTGGCCGCGGGGCGCCCCATTGTAAGCACGCCTTTCCCCGCGCTTAAACCTTACGCAGGCATGGTGACGCAAGTTGAAGAGCCGTTTCAAATGGTTCAAGCGCTGCAAGACAGCTTAAATACTCCTTCGGCATTGCAGCATCGTAGAACCTCTTTTCAACGAATGAGTGTGCGTTCAGAAAGTTGGGGCGAGCGAGCTAAGCAGGTGCATCAATTGTTGTCTTGTTAA
- a CDS encoding YajD family HNH nuclease: MANIPNNYASLEQGYREKALKLFPWVCGRCAREFPYSNLSELTVHHIDHDHTNNPNDGSNWELLCLYCHDHEHSKYTEAAQYGSTVEAGSDLKQEVATSNPFADLKAMMNKKK, translated from the coding sequence ATGGCTAATATTCCAAATAATTACGCAAGCCTTGAACAAGGTTACCGCGAGAAAGCGTTGAAATTATTCCCTTGGGTTTGTGGGCGATGTGCACGTGAATTTCCTTACTCTAATTTAAGCGAATTAACCGTGCACCATATCGACCACGACCATACCAATAACCCAAACGATGGGTCTAACTGGGAGCTGTTATGTTTGTACTGTCATGACCATGAGCATTCTAAATATACCGAAGCTGCTCAATACGGCTCAACAGTAGAAGCCGGTAGCGATTTAAAGCAAGAAGTGGCAACCTCAAACCCGTTTGCTGATCTTAAAGCAATGATGAATAAAAAGAAGTAA